One genomic segment of Halomarina pelagica includes these proteins:
- a CDS encoding class I adenylate-forming enzyme family protein: MNFANFVDLAARNAAMKPAVGDETELLTHAELSARTAAAADALASLGVEADDRVAVCLRNGVPFLTAHLGAMRLGAVPVPINTEFDARQIRYALDTSDVSVLVTDAAFADVAADVETAVTVDGSAGHDFRELLDDANGGFAVEPRRSDELAAVVYTSGTTGRPKGVRHTHGNLVANALGIVTYFDLTRDAVGLTACQCFHVTGLNVTTTPLLVAEAENRLLPSWDPEAALAAIEDHGVTCTFLTPGMLLDLVDHDAVDRYDTSALEIVCVGGAPMPTARIDDAEAALGCPVLEGYGMTETTPLAAFNRPGDARKPGSVGPPAREVVEVRVEDFETGREVDRGERGELTWRGDTVTPGYERSRHDREAFVERRGRRWLRSGDVGYLDDEGFLYVVDRREDMFTTGCGNVFPREIEDVLYDLDVVAGAAVIDARDDVRGAVVTAIVRPVDDLAPGDRDLAAERVREACEERLEAHEVPRRVEFVDEIPTTATGKVDRVALREAFGAANSR; encoded by the coding sequence ATGAATTTCGCGAACTTCGTCGACCTCGCGGCGCGGAACGCGGCGATGAAGCCCGCCGTGGGCGACGAGACGGAGTTGCTGACGCACGCCGAACTCTCGGCGCGGACGGCCGCCGCGGCCGACGCGCTGGCGTCGCTCGGCGTCGAAGCCGACGACCGCGTCGCCGTCTGCCTGCGGAACGGCGTCCCCTTCCTGACCGCCCACCTCGGCGCGATGAGACTGGGCGCGGTACCCGTCCCGATCAACACCGAGTTCGACGCCCGGCAGATCCGGTACGCGCTCGACACGAGCGACGTCTCCGTCCTCGTCACCGACGCGGCGTTCGCGGACGTCGCCGCGGACGTCGAGACGGCCGTCACCGTCGACGGGAGCGCCGGCCACGACTTCCGCGAGCTGCTCGACGACGCGAACGGGGGGTTCGCGGTCGAACCGCGCCGGAGCGACGAACTCGCGGCGGTCGTCTACACCAGCGGGACGACCGGCCGTCCCAAGGGGGTCCGACACACGCACGGCAACCTCGTGGCGAACGCGCTCGGCATCGTGACGTACTTCGACCTGACGCGCGACGCCGTCGGCCTCACGGCCTGCCAGTGTTTCCACGTCACCGGGCTGAACGTCACGACGACGCCGCTGCTCGTCGCGGAGGCCGAAAACCGCCTGCTCCCTTCGTGGGATCCCGAGGCCGCGCTCGCCGCGATCGAGGACCACGGCGTCACCTGCACGTTCCTCACCCCCGGCATGCTCCTCGACCTCGTCGATCACGACGCCGTCGACCGCTACGACACGTCCGCGCTCGAGATCGTCTGCGTCGGCGGTGCCCCCATGCCGACGGCCCGGATCGACGACGCCGAGGCCGCGCTCGGCTGTCCCGTCCTGGAGGGCTACGGCATGACCGAGACGACGCCGCTCGCGGCGTTCAACCGCCCGGGCGACGCCCGGAAACCGGGGAGCGTCGGCCCGCCGGCCAGGGAGGTCGTCGAGGTCCGCGTCGAGGACTTCGAGACGGGCCGCGAGGTGGATCGGGGCGAGCGCGGCGAGTTGACGTGGCGCGGCGACACCGTCACGCCCGGCTACGAGCGCTCCCGGCACGACCGCGAGGCGTTCGTCGAGCGGCGCGGCCGCCGGTGGCTCCGCTCAGGCGACGTCGGCTATCTCGACGACGAGGGCTTCCTCTACGTCGTGGACCGCCGCGAGGACATGTTCACCACCGGCTGCGGGAACGTCTTCCCCCGCGAGATCGAGGACGTCCTCTACGACCTCGACGTCGTCGCCGGCGCGGCGGTGATCGACGCCCGCGACGACGTCCGCGGGGCGGTCGTCACGGCCATCGTCCGCCCCGTCGACGACCTCGCCCCCGGCGACCGCGACCTCGCGGCCGAACGGGTGCGGGAGGCGTGCGAGGAACGCCTCGAAGCCCACGAGGTACCGCGGCGCGTCGAGTTCGTCGACGAGATCCCGACGACCGCCACCGGAAAGGTCGACCGCGTGGCGTTGCGCGAGGCGTTCGGCGCGGCGAACTCGCGCTGA
- a CDS encoding IclR family transcriptional regulator has protein sequence MDDPAVPINSVKRSYRVVDAIRERGRAGVTELAAALDLPKSTVHNHLRTLERLGYLVEDGGRYRLGVEYLRLGRESRNSREVFVHGREAVNRLQERTDAHALLVVEENGMGAILLATRWEYGDLPPTARHVYPTHEHLHSNAPGKAILAHLPDERVDEIAERHGLPARTNRTVTDVDALREELEAVRRRGYAVDWGELIEGMVGVAAPIVTGERVHGALAAYGPTAEIQPGIAAGELTSTVAEMADTVRADIVFADSDYSD, from the coding sequence ATGGACGACCCGGCGGTCCCGATCAACTCGGTGAAACGCTCCTACCGGGTGGTCGACGCGATCCGCGAACGCGGGCGGGCCGGCGTGACGGAACTCGCGGCGGCGCTCGACCTGCCCAAGAGCACCGTCCACAACCACCTCCGGACGCTCGAACGGCTCGGCTACCTGGTCGAGGACGGGGGGCGATATCGGCTCGGCGTCGAGTACCTGCGGCTCGGCCGGGAGTCGCGCAACAGCCGCGAGGTGTTCGTCCACGGTCGCGAGGCGGTCAACCGCCTCCAGGAGCGGACGGACGCACACGCATTGCTCGTCGTCGAGGAGAACGGAATGGGGGCCATCCTGCTCGCGACACGCTGGGAGTACGGGGACCTCCCGCCGACGGCTCGACACGTCTATCCGACCCACGAACACCTGCACTCGAACGCACCCGGGAAGGCGATCCTCGCACACCTCCCCGACGAGCGCGTCGACGAGATCGCGGAGCGCCACGGCCTGCCGGCGCGAACGAATCGCACCGTGACCGACGTGGACGCGCTCCGCGAGGAACTCGAGGCCGTCCGTCGGCGCGGCTACGCGGTCGACTGGGGCGAACTCATCGAGGGCATGGTCGGCGTCGCCGCGCCCATCGTCACCGGGGAGCGGGTGCACGGTGCCCTCGCCGCCTACGGTCCCACGGCCGAGATCCAGCCCGGCATCGCCGCCGGCGAACTCACCTCGACCGTCGCGGAGATGGCCGACACCGTCCGCGCCGACATCGTCTTCGCCGACTCCGACTACTCCGACTAG
- a CDS encoding ABC transporter ATP-binding protein: protein MATLELNDVTKIYDDAQGRETAVDSLDLRVDDGEFVVLVGPSGCGKSTTLRMLAGLETVTAGTIEIDGREVQDLAPSERSIAMVFQSYALYTKMTARENMAYGLKHSTDLSARERERKVEEIADLLDIVDLLDDVPAEMSGGQKQRVALGRAIVRDPSVFLLDEPLSNLDAKLRSRMRTELQRIQADLGVTTVYVTHDQTEAMTMADRIAVMNDGELQQVDPPETAYDHPTNEFVATFLGSPAMNTFDATVAAADDELAFRCDGTAFATIPSDAAPIDDGAPVRVGLRPEDLHLHDAPREGRFEATVVVSEYQGNDNFVHLSADDLTLTARVPPSVYPTPGERVGVSVDPADVYLFDPDSGAALKTRGLDARSIERRPVSTPE from the coding sequence ATGGCGACGCTCGAACTGAACGACGTGACGAAGATCTACGACGACGCACAGGGCCGGGAGACCGCGGTCGACTCCCTCGATCTCCGCGTCGACGACGGGGAGTTCGTCGTCCTCGTCGGTCCCTCGGGTTGCGGGAAGTCCACCACTCTGCGGATGCTCGCGGGACTCGAGACGGTGACGGCCGGGACGATCGAGATCGACGGACGGGAGGTGCAGGACCTCGCGCCGAGCGAGCGCTCGATCGCGATGGTCTTCCAGAGCTACGCGCTCTACACGAAGATGACCGCCCGGGAGAACATGGCCTACGGCTTGAAACACTCGACCGACCTGAGCGCGCGGGAGCGCGAACGGAAGGTCGAGGAGATCGCCGACCTGCTCGACATCGTCGACCTGCTCGACGACGTGCCGGCCGAGATGAGCGGGGGACAGAAACAACGGGTCGCGCTCGGACGGGCGATCGTCCGCGATCCGTCGGTATTCCTGCTCGACGAGCCGCTCAGCAACCTCGACGCGAAGCTCCGCTCGCGCATGCGGACGGAACTCCAGCGGATACAGGCCGACCTCGGCGTGACCACCGTCTACGTGACCCACGACCAGACGGAGGCCATGACGATGGCCGACCGGATCGCCGTGATGAACGACGGCGAACTCCAGCAGGTCGATCCGCCGGAGACGGCGTACGACCACCCGACGAACGAGTTCGTCGCGACGTTCCTCGGCAGTCCGGCGATGAACACGTTCGACGCGACCGTCGCGGCGGCCGACGACGAACTCGCCTTCCGGTGCGACGGGACGGCGTTCGCGACGATCCCGTCCGACGCGGCTCCCATCGACGACGGCGCACCCGTCCGGGTCGGCCTTCGGCCCGAGGACCTCCACCTCCACGACGCACCTCGCGAGGGACGGTTCGAGGCGACGGTCGTGGTCTCTGAGTACCAGGGGAACGACAACTTCGTCCACCTCTCGGCGGACGACCTGACGCTCACGGCGCGGGTTCCGCCGTCGGTGTATCCGACGCCGGGCGAGAGGGTCGGCGTCTCCGTCGACCCCGCGGACGTGTACCTCTTCGATCCCGATTCCGGTGCGGCACTGAAGACGCGTGGGCTCGACGCCCGGTCCATCGAGCGCCGACCCGTATCGACACCCGAATAA
- a CDS encoding sugar phosphate isomerase/epimerase family protein: protein MTFGMNGVGFPTDDFADACAVLASAGYDGVEPNYAADGPIATEEGRRAMRRAAESNGLSVPAVSTTLHWEYPLSSADEETRRRGLAIGEGMIDAAAALGADAVLIVPAVVEPSASYGRCYERALDAVRDLARYGGDRGVGIAVENVQNGFLYSPAELARFVERAGEAGPVSVYFDVGNGLRWGLPDRWIRELGALISRVHVKDWLTEAHRPTYPLQGDVDWRSVVDALDGIGYDGWITAEVPPYRSSPRRMPAQVLENLRHLFEDASPNGVHTP, encoded by the coding sequence ATGACGTTCGGAATGAACGGGGTTGGCTTCCCGACGGACGACTTCGCGGACGCGTGCGCGGTGCTCGCGTCCGCGGGGTACGACGGCGTCGAACCGAACTACGCGGCGGACGGCCCGATCGCGACCGAGGAGGGCCGTCGGGCGATGCGGCGCGCGGCCGAGTCGAACGGGCTCTCGGTCCCGGCGGTGTCGACCACCCTCCACTGGGAGTACCCGCTCTCCAGTGCCGACGAGGAGACGCGGCGGCGCGGTCTCGCGATCGGTGAGGGGATGATCGACGCCGCCGCCGCGCTCGGTGCCGACGCGGTGCTGATCGTCCCGGCGGTCGTAGAGCCGTCCGCGTCCTACGGGCGGTGCTACGAGCGGGCGCTCGACGCGGTGCGCGACCTCGCCCGGTACGGCGGCGATCGGGGCGTCGGGATCGCGGTCGAGAACGTCCAGAACGGTTTTCTCTACTCGCCCGCCGAACTCGCGCGGTTCGTCGAGCGGGCGGGCGAGGCGGGGCCGGTGTCCGTCTACTTCGACGTCGGTAACGGCCTCCGGTGGGGGCTACCCGACCGGTGGATACGGGAGCTGGGCGCGCTGATCTCCAGGGTGCACGTCAAGGACTGGCTCACCGAGGCGCACCGTCCGACCTACCCCCTCCAGGGCGACGTCGACTGGCGGAGCGTCGTCGACGCGCTCGACGGGATCGGATACGACGGGTGGATCACCGCCGAGGTCCCGCCGTACCGTTCGTCGCCGCGTCGGATGCCGGCGCAAGTGCTGGAGAACCTCCGCCATCTATTCGAGGACGCGTCGCCGAACGGGGTCCACACGCCATGA
- a CDS encoding GMC family oxidoreductase N-terminal domain-containing protein yields MEDPDVVIVGAGADGPAAAARLAREHGLDVLVLEAGPWHGNSKWPKPHADAGGTVSTDPDDLDGKLMDEQFTHREADANDPTWGYLRVGPADHSRAPWFRNLHQNAFIWQVSAVGGTSVHYFGNHPRAYPYAVDEQPHWPISYEELVPYYQLNEEVTSSQQAPITAKEEVFIEGAKNAGYDRIDTKNVTETGWRPQINSVEVPGRETSNGQPLDSEYDGSFSYDDGFRGDTLVGDHFQGSSTPVDAPVRDKARKSSNVGWVPRALDATADPEMGNVALRPNTFVTNVNTVEGAGALEATGVDYRDTWSGKTGTIEADAVVLAAGCIESPRLWLNSGLPDDGWVGKGLTTHWFDWVVGVYSDETIAEINPEARHMDPYVGQNSAVRFDKPGVGGMEDIGMSPGLVSYADYLFTRAGYSFDVEVDPDEPWDTRGYVVGEELKRRMSNYRQTKALLILTDDLPRQDNGVSLDGTFSDEHGAVPKVRWEPHPDDDAKRDELARIAARIHRAAGAEHVHRCDWPPLLLHMQSSMGMGRVLDSNAEAYNVDRLFVADHSALANGVGGPNPTNSGQALALRTADRIASLYF; encoded by the coding sequence ATGGAGGATCCCGACGTCGTCATCGTCGGCGCGGGTGCCGACGGGCCGGCCGCCGCCGCGCGTCTGGCCCGCGAACACGGCCTGGACGTGCTCGTGCTCGAGGCGGGGCCGTGGCACGGCAACTCGAAGTGGCCGAAACCGCACGCCGACGCCGGCGGCACCGTGAGCACGGACCCGGACGACCTCGACGGGAAGCTGATGGACGAGCAGTTCACCCACCGCGAGGCCGACGCCAACGACCCCACGTGGGGGTACCTCCGCGTCGGGCCCGCCGACCACTCGCGGGCCCCCTGGTTCCGGAACCTCCACCAGAACGCGTTCATCTGGCAGGTGTCCGCCGTCGGCGGCACCTCGGTCCACTACTTCGGGAACCACCCCCGCGCGTACCCCTACGCCGTCGACGAACAGCCCCACTGGCCCATCTCCTACGAGGAACTCGTCCCGTACTACCAGCTCAACGAGGAGGTGACGAGCAGCCAGCAGGCACCCATCACGGCCAAGGAGGAGGTGTTCATCGAGGGCGCGAAGAACGCCGGGTACGACCGCATCGACACGAAGAACGTCACCGAGACGGGGTGGCGGCCCCAGATCAACTCCGTCGAGGTGCCGGGGCGGGAGACGTCGAACGGACAGCCGCTCGACTCGGAGTACGACGGCTCGTTCAGCTACGACGACGGCTTCCGCGGCGACACCCTCGTCGGCGACCACTTCCAGGGTTCCTCAACGCCGGTCGACGCCCCGGTCCGCGACAAGGCGCGCAAGTCGAGCAACGTGGGCTGGGTGCCGCGGGCGCTCGACGCCACCGCGGACCCCGAGATGGGGAACGTGGCGCTGCGGCCGAACACGTTCGTCACGAACGTCAACACGGTCGAGGGGGCGGGCGCGCTCGAGGCCACCGGCGTCGACTACCGCGACACGTGGTCGGGGAAGACCGGCACCATCGAGGCCGACGCGGTCGTCCTCGCCGCGGGCTGCATCGAGTCGCCCCGGCTGTGGCTCAACTCTGGCCTGCCGGACGACGGCTGGGTCGGCAAGGGCCTCACCACCCACTGGTTCGACTGGGTCGTCGGCGTCTACTCCGACGAGACGATCGCGGAGATCAACCCGGAGGCGCGGCACATGGACCCGTACGTCGGACAGAACTCCGCCGTCCGGTTCGACAAGCCCGGCGTCGGCGGGATGGAGGACATCGGGATGTCGCCCGGGCTGGTCTCCTACGCCGACTACCTGTTCACGCGGGCGGGCTACAGCTTCGACGTCGAGGTCGATCCGGACGAGCCGTGGGACACCCGTGGCTACGTCGTCGGCGAGGAACTCAAGCGCCGGATGTCGAACTACCGGCAGACGAAGGCGCTCCTGATACTCACCGACGACCTGCCCCGCCAGGACAACGGCGTCTCGCTCGACGGCACCTTCTCCGACGAGCACGGGGCGGTCCCGAAGGTCAGGTGGGAACCGCACCCGGACGACGACGCGAAGCGCGACGAACTCGCCCGCATCGCGGCGCGCATCCACCGGGCGGCCGGCGCGGAGCACGTCCACCGGTGCGACTGGCCGCCGCTCCTGTTGCACATGCAGTCCTCGATGGGAATGGGCCGCGTCCTCGATTCGAACGCGGAGGCCTACAACGTCGATCGGCTGTTCGTCGCCGATCACTCCGCGCTGGCGAACGGCGTCGGCGGACCGAACCCGACGAACAGCGGGCAGGCGCTCGCGCTACGGACCGCGGACCGGATCGCCAGCCTCTACTTCTGA
- a CDS encoding NAD(P)-dependent oxidoreductase, with protein sequence MTRHVVVDPLFEDVWPRAADHLHRVWSRDGPVEFVRLEGRRETPLAEAIADPGDVTQLVSLGVRVEDQRLSAFVDLREAFVMTTSMYAVDEAVAAALRDRDVTVHDHTDEGFWGESVAEFGLGLTINALRRLPQKYRAMAESHDPWDLDLLDGDLPGARGHQFADDPAFVNGTIADKRVRVAGVGNIGSRYAAAADFLGADVAAYDPYADEPCFHRAGARRVHDLSALVEDAEVFAPTVPLTDATRGLITADHVQSLPEGALVVLVTRAGICDMAAVRERVLADEIALAADVWDEEPLPLDDPLLNRHNVVHTPHIAGRTDDANRRWAEHLAAHFSPEGG encoded by the coding sequence ATGACCCGACACGTCGTCGTCGATCCGCTGTTCGAGGACGTCTGGCCGCGAGCGGCCGACCACCTGCATCGCGTCTGGAGTCGGGACGGCCCCGTCGAGTTCGTCCGCCTGGAGGGGAGACGGGAGACCCCGCTCGCGGAGGCGATCGCCGACCCAGGGGACGTCACGCAACTCGTCTCGCTCGGCGTCAGGGTCGAGGACCAGCGCCTGTCCGCCTTCGTCGACCTGCGGGAGGCGTTCGTGATGACGACCTCGATGTACGCCGTCGACGAGGCGGTGGCCGCCGCGCTCCGCGACCGCGACGTGACCGTCCACGACCACACCGACGAGGGGTTCTGGGGGGAGTCCGTCGCCGAGTTCGGCCTCGGGCTGACGATCAACGCCCTCCGGCGACTCCCGCAGAAGTACCGCGCGATGGCCGAGAGCCACGACCCGTGGGACCTCGACCTACTCGACGGCGACCTCCCCGGGGCTCGCGGACACCAGTTCGCGGACGACCCCGCGTTCGTCAACGGGACGATCGCTGACAAGCGCGTTCGCGTCGCCGGGGTCGGAAACATCGGGAGCCGCTACGCCGCCGCCGCCGACTTCCTCGGGGCCGACGTCGCCGCCTACGACCCCTACGCCGACGAACCGTGTTTCCACCGGGCGGGCGCGCGCCGCGTCCACGACCTGTCCGCGCTCGTCGAGGACGCGGAGGTCTTCGCGCCGACCGTGCCGCTGACCGACGCGACGCGGGGGCTGATCACCGCCGATCACGTCCAGTCTCTCCCTGAGGGGGCGCTCGTGGTGCTCGTCACGCGCGCGGGGATCTGCGATATGGCGGCCGTCCGCGAGCGCGTCCTCGCCGACGAGATCGCGCTGGCCGCGGACGTCTGGGACGAGGAACCGCTCCCCCTGGACGATCCACTGCTGAACCGGCACAACGTCGTCCACACGCCGCACATCGCGGGTCGAACCGACGACGCGAACCGGCGCTGGGCGGAGCACCTCGCCGCTCACTTCTCGCCGGAGGGTGGCTGA
- a CDS encoding glycogen debranching N-terminal domain-containing protein, translating into MKTDSAVVDGSTYLVTDTDGRSTREHDGFYHRDTQHLDRYDLDVDGRTLESLEIGAPRPSERTVHLATALSGGARSLYVRRRQLVSDGLYERLRVRNLATNARSETLSLSLGTAFRDLFEVRGHAATRSRPVDVEIRADGVTFRYDPDDLSRGWETTVTATRGTFSDARRAPHRGDVTLDLDLDLDARAETVVTLAVEPDASAVDPVRAFDAARGAVRERERDWDRTTTELTRSGWDRVLAESRENLATLRLETDHGPTVAAGVPWFATAFGRDSLIAAYQALPLTTDLAKGTCRYLAARQATSVDEFREAEPGKIMHEVRHGEAALRGTVPHSPYYGSIDATALFVTLVHETWRLTGDAAFATELWEHVERALRWCDEYGDRDGDGFLEYPTDRAGGGLVHQAWKDSGDGITHPDGRHPDGPLAAAEVQGYYYDAKRRAADLARQVVGDAERARRLDAEAADLAAAFDDAFWLHGESFYAIALDGNGDPIETVASNPGHCLWSGLVPEERADAVVDRLLGDDMFSGWGIRTISSAHRAYNPESYHLGSVWPHDTSLVALGMARYGRRDAAATVSRALIDAAIARGNDRLPELFAGFDREATSVPLPYGSACEPQAWAAGAPIACLRAVEGEDLWSGSVAPDG; encoded by the coding sequence ATGAAGACGGACAGCGCCGTCGTGGATGGGAGCACCTACCTCGTCACGGACACCGACGGACGGTCGACGCGCGAACACGACGGGTTCTACCACCGGGACACCCAGCACCTCGATCGGTACGACCTGGACGTGGACGGGAGGACGCTCGAATCCCTCGAGATAGGCGCGCCGCGCCCGAGCGAGCGGACGGTCCACCTCGCGACCGCGCTCTCCGGCGGCGCGCGGTCGCTGTACGTCCGTCGCCGGCAACTCGTCTCCGACGGGCTCTACGAGCGACTCCGCGTGAGGAACCTCGCGACGAACGCGCGCTCGGAGACGCTCTCGCTGTCGCTCGGGACTGCGTTCAGGGATCTCTTCGAGGTGCGCGGCCACGCGGCGACGCGCTCTCGGCCGGTAGACGTCGAGATCCGCGCAGACGGCGTCACGTTCCGGTACGACCCCGACGACCTGTCCCGGGGCTGGGAGACGACGGTCACGGCCACGCGCGGGACGTTCAGCGACGCGCGGCGGGCCCCCCACCGGGGCGACGTCACGCTCGATCTCGACCTCGACCTCGACGCGCGGGCTGAGACCGTCGTCACGCTCGCGGTCGAACCGGACGCGTCGGCCGTCGATCCCGTCCGGGCGTTCGACGCCGCTCGCGGCGCGGTCCGCGAGCGCGAGCGCGACTGGGATCGGACGACGACCGAACTGACGCGGTCCGGCTGGGACCGCGTCCTCGCGGAGAGCCGGGAGAACCTGGCGACGCTCCGCCTCGAGACGGACCACGGACCGACCGTCGCCGCCGGCGTCCCGTGGTTCGCGACCGCCTTCGGTCGCGATTCGCTCATCGCGGCCTACCAGGCGCTTCCCCTGACGACGGACCTGGCGAAGGGGACGTGTCGCTACCTCGCGGCGCGGCAGGCGACGTCGGTCGACGAGTTCCGGGAGGCGGAGCCGGGGAAGATCATGCACGAGGTCCGCCACGGGGAGGCGGCGCTCCGCGGGACCGTCCCGCACTCCCCCTACTACGGGTCGATCGACGCGACGGCGCTGTTCGTCACGCTCGTCCACGAGACGTGGCGGCTGACGGGGGACGCGGCGTTCGCGACGGAGCTGTGGGAGCACGTCGAGCGCGCCCTCCGGTGGTGCGACGAGTACGGCGACCGCGACGGCGACGGCTTCCTCGAGTACCCGACCGACCGCGCGGGCGGCGGGCTGGTCCACCAGGCGTGGAAGGACAGCGGCGACGGGATCACCCACCCGGACGGGCGACACCCCGACGGTCCGCTCGCCGCCGCCGAGGTACAGGGGTACTACTACGACGCGAAGCGCCGCGCGGCGGACCTCGCGCGCCAGGTCGTCGGCGACGCGGAGCGGGCCCGGCGACTCGACGCCGAGGCGGCGGACCTCGCGGCCGCCTTCGACGACGCGTTCTGGCTCCACGGGGAGTCCTTCTACGCGATCGCCCTCGACGGGAACGGCGACCCGATCGAGACCGTCGCGTCGAACCCGGGCCACTGCCTCTGGAGCGGACTCGTCCCCGAGGAGCGGGCGGACGCCGTCGTCGACCGCCTCCTCGGGGACGACATGTTCTCCGGGTGGGGGATCCGGACGATCTCCAGCGCCCACCGCGCGTACAACCCGGAGAGCTACCACCTCGGCAGCGTGTGGCCCCACGACACCTCGCTCGTCGCGCTCGGGATGGCCCGGTACGGCCGGCGGGACGCGGCGGCGACCGTCTCCCGGGCGCTGATCGACGCCGCGATCGCCCGCGGGAACGACCGGCTCCCGGAGCTGTTCGCCGGATTCGATCGCGAGGCGACGTCCGTCCCGCTCCCCTACGGGTCGGCCTGCGAACCGCAGGCCTGGGCCGCGGGCGCGCCGATCGCCTGCCTCCGGGCCGTCGAGGGCGAGGACCTGTGGTCGGGGTCGGTCGCCCCCGACGGGTGA
- a CDS encoding glucoamylase — MSDYPLRQHSSDSEQLSNRLLDPEHHLDVVDELVHATDPAGAVPLASFPDNRYPYAYPRDVACITRAWVAAIEAGIRPDACRERVVDAARFHLAVQGEDGSWQQRYGLDGSDRGIYVQEDNTGHGLRVLAHAVRALDATDGIDGIDGAFESNVTDAIDRAVSHVRDELYDPNAHLVESTTSIHEGRIESGYTLWVNCTYVAALRQARAALDALPAETRAVEEAVDEFRTLLEGGVRRAFTSHPQVPRRYSPTGDVDVRPDVTLLAPYYYDLGDLFGDALDAAVERATTALEDPVLGGLQRFLGFHGDYEVQQHGGNGPWMQYTAWHAQYRYDRGERAVGDDVLRAIARHADEDGHVPEHLTTRRRFEAFMQDEWHTRQDFEKEFDEAVLRDVPFDLIVEELGHMRDAYRDLASQLEERAVVRFALPLAWSHAEFLTALVRRSSAP, encoded by the coding sequence ATGTCAGACTATCCGTTACGCCAGCATTCGAGCGACAGCGAACAGCTCTCGAACCGCCTCCTCGACCCCGAACACCACCTCGACGTGGTGGACGAACTGGTCCACGCGACCGACCCCGCCGGCGCGGTGCCGCTCGCCAGCTTCCCCGACAACCGCTACCCCTACGCCTACCCGCGGGACGTCGCGTGCATCACCCGGGCGTGGGTCGCGGCGATCGAGGCGGGCATCCGTCCGGACGCGTGTCGCGAGCGCGTCGTCGACGCCGCTCGATTCCACCTCGCCGTCCAGGGCGAGGACGGGTCCTGGCAGCAGCGGTACGGGCTGGACGGGTCCGACCGCGGCATCTACGTCCAGGAGGACAACACCGGCCATGGGTTGCGCGTCCTCGCCCACGCGGTCCGCGCGCTCGACGCGACCGACGGGATCGACGGGATCGACGGGGCGTTCGAGTCGAACGTCACGGACGCGATCGACCGCGCCGTCTCGCACGTCCGCGACGAACTGTACGACCCGAACGCCCACCTCGTCGAGAGCACGACGAGCATCCACGAGGGGCGCATCGAGTCGGGCTACACCCTCTGGGTGAACTGCACCTACGTCGCCGCGCTGCGGCAGGCTCGGGCGGCGCTCGACGCGCTGCCCGCGGAGACGCGGGCCGTCGAGGAGGCGGTCGACGAGTTCCGGACGCTCCTCGAAGGCGGCGTTCGGCGGGCGTTCACGAGCCACCCGCAGGTCCCGAGGCGGTACTCGCCGACGGGCGACGTCGACGTGCGTCCGGACGTCACCCTCCTCGCACCCTACTACTACGACCTGGGCGACCTGTTCGGCGACGCCCTCGACGCGGCCGTCGAACGCGCGACGACCGCGCTCGAGGATCCCGTCCTCGGCGGCCTCCAGCGGTTCCTCGGGTTCCACGGCGATTACGAGGTCCAGCAACACGGCGGCAACGGGCCGTGGATGCAGTACACGGCGTGGCACGCGCAGTACCGATACGACCGCGGCGAGCGCGCGGTCGGGGACGACGTGCTCCGCGCGATCGCCCGCCACGCGGACGAGGACGGCCACGTTCCCGAGCACCTCACGACGCGCCGGCGCTTCGAGGCCTTCATGCAGGACGAGTGGCATACGCGCCAGGATTTCGAGAAGGAGTTCGACGAGGCGGTGCTGCGCGACGTCCCCTTCGACCTCATCGTCGAGGAACTCGGCCACATGCGAGACGCGTACCGCGACCTCGCCTCGCAACTGGAGGAACGAGCAGTGGTGCGCTTCGCCCTCCCGCTCGCGTGGAGTCACGCAGAGTTCCTGACGGCGCTCGTCCGCCGCTCGTCCGCGCCATGA